A stretch of DNA from Polyodon spathula isolate WHYD16114869_AA chromosome 20, ASM1765450v1, whole genome shotgun sequence:
ACTAAAAACCCATTTCTGTACCCTGGCATTTCCATCCAGATGAGCTGAAACTCTTGCCCCCTATTTTTcccactgtttttatatatatatatatatatatatatatatatatatatatatatatagctcaaagagccagctgcccaacgtttcgatatgttgtacatatctttctcaagggagcctgtatatatatatatatatatatatatatatatatatatatatatatatatatatatatatatatatatctagattttataatacagcttatatattctgttttgtttttattctgttcttttttttaaatgcttactgttgttcagtaatatgtattgtttttgcctttgtaaaacactttgtgacgTCCTGTTGCAAaagaagctatataaaaataaaattgaattgaagCAGGGGGCAGAGGGTGCTGAGAGAGTGGCAGGGGCAAGGGCATTTGATTTTGATAAAGAATTTGACTTTTTTACcattatgtttatatagtaatTAACACTGTAATTGAGTTCAAAGAGAAAGGGTCCGCTACATCCAGATAGTTAGTTTTTTTTCAGGTGGAGGTGCAGGgacaaaaaataagaataataattgaTAAAGAACGAACCGCACTGggcactaaaaaacaaaaaaaatccgaAGCACTTAAAAAGTAACAATTAATAAGTTCGTTAttaatttcatttatatatatatataatatatctatatatatatatatatatatatatatatatatatccagggaCCGATTCGGGGCGATTCGCCATGCCACGACAGTCTGGCAAATCCGTTTTCCGGAAGGAGTATATGGTatatggaataaataaataaataaatcttatttgATCATATAAATTACTAATTGTAGCAACAATATTCTGCTTCCACCGAAAGTCTTTTGCCAtctagtaaaaaacaaacacactataAACTAAATGGACCATATTTGCAAACAATTTACTACACTCTCAAggtgtttttttctcctttgagaATTTAAGACTGGAGCAATACCTGTTTATTGGGAGATGGACCTTTAAAAGGTGTTCTGTGACGGCATTGCATTGTGTCTCTCCTATAGGCTGTCCCAAAGTTTGAAAATTCTAAGAGCATCGCCCCTTAACAACTGCATCCTAGCGATACGCTCATAGGGTGGTGAGAAATGACCGTCGGCCAATCAGAGGACTGCGAAGGGAATTGCCTGTTCTTGATGCACTTTTCAAAAAATCTACAGCAGCATAGAGACTACAGCAGTTTCtgatattcattaaaacaaggttTTAATTTGATTAAGCTTAATATTATTTAATGCACTGAACGAGTACACCTGTCTTATTAATAATTCCATAAAGAATAAGGTGAGGTTTTGTATGATTTGTTTCTATAAAACATAGATACACACCCGCGTTTGTTTTTGCGATCTGTTCGCTGAATTCGAAAGTCTGGGGTTATTGTTTTTCTTCCCAAATCTGTCTGGGAAAAATGGATCCTGTTATTATTACGGTGCTGTAACCAACGTGCTGCTGATTTGCTATTGTGTTGCGTGTTTAGTACCTGTGATAGTGTTTTGTCTACAGTACAGTAGACTCTTTGTTACATGAAGAATAAGCATGTTTGCAGCTTTGTCAGCCtggggccagtttcacaaagcaatGCTTTTGAGTATTTTGGAAATATGTTATCCCATTGCTGTAGCCTTTACTACAACATCTTTCAAAGTAACATGGTTGCTATTTATCCCCACAGCGTTTTGACATCCTTTATTCTTAAAAGGTGGGGGGAAGGAAAACATCAAAAATGCCTGTCTCACGGGGTACAAAGAAAACCAGCAAAATCCCCAAGCTAAGCAGTAAGCCTGGAAGCACGGAGAATGTCCGGTCTGAAAAGGTAGACCTTTTACTATCTGTAGTCCTTAATTCTGCATGCATTCCAGCGCCATAGTTCTACCCCGCAGGACTGATCAGTAGCATGAATTCACTTTGCTTCTAAAATGGCTTAAATGTATTCTGCTTTTCTGTAAGCTAGACAACCTGGCTTTAAGATGTGTTCTATATGGGATCATAAGCTATTGTTCTTTGCTGTTTTTCCCATAAGAACTAATGTTAAACTAGGTTTCTAAGCCACATTTCAAGAATAGTGTTGTAGATGAGCATCTGTCCAGGCATATTGTCAGCTGTCAATTGACACAGTTAGAATTTTGTGggtatttaatttttcaaacaaacagtgGGCCAAAGAAAGTCAGCTTAAAGCTGGCAGCTAGATTTGTtgatcaataaaaacatttctaaatgtcatttgcccCACCTATGTTTTGTAAGCAAGTAGCTGGGTATTTAATAGATTAAATAGAGGCTTGCCGTATTTCTAGGGGCTCAGCTCAGCTCGCTATGCTAACCTTATTGCTTCCGATACTTGTTCTGCAAGCCTTTCTCCTCCATCTCACCACTGactcctttgcaactgtatctcccttCTGGGGGTCGGTAGTCCTCCATCACTCTTCCTTGGTTACCTCTGACTGATGTCGGAGTCACACCTCAAAAGAGGGCAGCTTCTATCAGTCCAGAAGGCGAGATCCTGGGCAAACAGTCAGTCATCCCACATTACACTTTACATCTTGAAATGCTTTGCTTCGAGCTTTGAATgatgttaatgtttttaattggagTGATGTGCTTTCACCTTTGTAGGAGAGCATTCAGACCAAGCGATCTCCATCCTCTCCTCAAGGAGCCCCGAAGAAGAGATCTGCATTTGGAGACATTACTAATGTAAGTACTGCTATATGTCtcacatacagtgtgtgtgtttaattaaacagATCAAAACCAGATTCTGGGAGTAGACAGCTACTTAAACAAGAGTTCCGTGCTGTAAGAGACCACACTTGTGTGAAGTGGCTGCTATTTGTTTTGCATTGGCTCCACTTCAGTGTGTTCTACATGATGCAGAGATGAGCTCAACATCAATTTCTTAACCTCCTCTACCAGTGTTAGACATTCCACTAGTCCTGCTGCCAGTTCTGGGTTTCACAATCTCCTTGTTTAGGTATTGAAATCAGTAGGTGTCAGgggtttgaacaatcaggcccctgccaaatctgctctgaactgatcactCTTCAGTAAGTCTTGCCTGAGTCTGTAGGTTGACTCATTCAGCTATAAGGGAAGGAACAATATGCTTAACAACGGTTCCTCAAACTTCTGGCTATTGAATCTTGTAAATAATATACTTGAGTGATGGTAGTTCTGAAATaaaggactgggtgcagggctagcatgagtttctaaccctgcacaaactcctggctcctgatcatttcaaaatTTAtcataatagacttcattgagggtagtgtgagtttctaaccttgCTCTGCTACATAAAACTTGAATGTGGGTGACTGGTTTCCCCACATTAAACATTTCTGCAGGTGGAGGGAGGAAACTGAGTTGTGTCCAAGGGCTGGATACAATCATGGGAGATGGAGTTCTGTATGCAGTTTCCTAATCATGTGTCTTCTTTAAATAGGccaacaaaatacaaacagtgcAGCCAAAGCAGAAGGAAGCTGGCAAAACCTTGATTAAGAAGGCACAAAAAAGTACCAATGTCACCACAAACAATCAAACCAATCTAAAGTAAGTTACTGACTCCGCCTCTACATGCATAAATCACACATATTCATACATGCTCATACTGTACATGTAGGTCACGGTGGTTCATTTACTCAAGTCACACTGCTCTAGTCTTGTGTACAGCTCCTGCATGTGGTATACATAACTGACATACACTACCGAACCTGAAATATTATTCTGAAATAATCCATGccattatattgaaatgcatgctGAAAGCAGTAATGAATTGGAATGTTATTGGTATATTGACATTTAAGTATTTCTTGTGCCAGAATCTTTTGATGTACCCTTGATCTGTAAAACTACAGCTGGTAATCCTGTAGGTTGCTGGCAGTTCAATCTCTTTGGCTGCTGCCTCTTCAATAACCTGTGCACTCTTTAAGGTCAGTGGATAAAATCCCAACTAAAGAGAGCCCCCCTGCTGAGCTGGAGCAGAAGGATGTCCagaaatcagaagaaaaaaaaaacaactttctgtCTGAAGAGAAACCAGTTGAGgtataaaatagatttttcacATAGACCCACTTCTCATGCATGTGTACACCTGAAAATCACTTAACCTGAGGGTGTCACTAAAAGTGCTTGTGTTCATGCTGTGATTAATGCAACTTTTACATCACTCAAGTGGAAAAATGTCCAGGAGTTCTTTTGTTATGTTATAAAAAGTTAGTGtccagatttatttttcattgtgacGTACTGCATTTGTAAATGGCTGTGTAAAATTATTCTGGTGTAGTGTAATCCTAAATTTTATGTAGACAAATTTTCAAAAGCAGTTTTCCTTGACCCAGGTTTTAACAAAGTGTCTTTATCAATCTTTCTCCCTGCAGATTCCTGCAATTGATGACATTGATAAAGAAAACCTTGAGGATCCTTGTTTGAGTGCAGAATATGCCAAAGATATATTTGATTATCTCAAGAAAAGAGAGGTGGACTAATTTTCATACTTTGGTCGTACTGATGACAACAAATAGCCATCTTTATTATTAAGGCTACCCCTGTACTCCTTATTAAAGCAATCCTATGGTGGTAATTAGACATTCTACATACCTTCAGGTAGGCCATATTTTCCCGGCTGCTTGACTGGACTGGTCCTTCTAGAAAGTGTGAATACTGTTTTTGATGACTGTACTTGTCCCTCAAACCATAGTTCTAGAAATGTTGGGTTGACAAGGTGTTTTGTGTTGTaattaatctgtgtgtgtgttttcaacagGAGAAATTTGTCATTCCAAATTACATGGACAAGCAGTCTGACCTGAACAAGGAGATGAGAGCCATCTTGGTGGACTGGATGATCGAAGTTCAGGTGATCTTGCtttcttctgtgtttttcttcatgGTAACTTCAAGGACTGTATGAGTGAATGCTGTTATAGGGAACTTCAGTACAGGTGACTGTTGAACATTTGGGTGCAGCTGGTTTTTATAGCATTACCTGAGCAAGACTCAGTCAAGCACTGTTTTTCACCTGTAATGCTAACATAAGTTGTTAAGTATAAAATAGGTTtgctacattttaaatttttttttttttttttttttttacttaagcgtgacaaatacaaaaataaagtaatcTAGTTTAACTTAGTTTACCTTCGCATACATCTAGAGATGTCAGAAATCCAAATTAATTGTGTAAGCACTTACACACCACACCTCAGGTGTATAGTGAGGCACAGGGCAGGAAATTCACACTGTTAAATAACAGACCTTTTATTTCAGATTCCTTTCCTGACCTGTCTCTCTTTGtcccctgtgcatattatttttcccaggagaaTTTTGAATTGAATCATGAGACCCTGTACCTTGCTGTGAAGCTGGTGGATCACTTTCTGGCAGAAACAGTGTGCATGAGAGAGACCCTACAGCTGATTGGCTCCTCCGCAATGCTCATTTCCTCCAAATTCGAGGTAAGAGACTTCCTGCTGTCTGGTTAACCCTTCATCTGTGTCAGGTGTGCAACtcggcatgtttaaaatgaacagatcTCATAACTCGAGGTACATATTTTTGGGGAGGGGAttttttttcaatcacagctCCTGCTGACTGATTGAGATTTGCGAGAGAGCTGAGGGTGATGTAGAAACGGTGTAACACTTCTAAAGTTATTTGTAGTTTTCATGAAgctgtgtgtacacacacattaGGTTCCACCGctgtatttgataactgcattCTTTCTAGTATCTTGTTTATTACCTGATACAGTATTgccattttattatgttttctgtcTTCAGGGAGCAAAAAAAGGTGCgtctttcatatactgtataggctACAACTTGCAGAATAGAGTTGCAGGGGTGTTGAGTGAGATGTAAATGTACCGCTTCTAAAATTGTGttgtgggtttatctctggcctgctgctcagtatttccaagAGTTCTCGGAcgaacttgcaggttttcaccacagagataacatggacataaaggaggtagctgcttctgcatccagcactcaaagaatatcacgtacatttgcagagctttttgagacgttatagtaataaaataatgatttgaattgtgttattgaggagtttgataaaacgagtgattggGAGAGTAtatacgtctataaagaggtatgtgaaaaatacagcgaatggGGTGAGGTTTGGCTGGaaatgcaggactgtccttttgtgattcaataccttttaaacctgctttattctggaaaaaatatttaaaaccttgcgtgtggaaataaattggacctgacgcgtctgacaagcgatgaataaatggaccgctaagggttaatttctgtatcatcccagttgctacctcttaaaacagACATTGTTTGATCTGCTGTGCTCTACATAGTAGGGgtgtggtttgagctacgtcacgcGTCAATGcggttaaggccggcccagggcctgcgttgggttcacacatacagacaggCCAGCTCTGAGGTGGCATTGCCctctttaggccgcatcaaaaagctggtctaaatttcatcAGGCCGAgtgctgcattttcatttttcgagcgttcacacatgagaagGCGGCCCTGGGCTGACCAaaaccgcaagtgtgaatggggtgagtgtttttataataaagtttccagcactgtatttcaCTACTACATTACTTACAGTACCCTGCTTATTACAgcctacattatttaaaaaaaatctgattccaATCTGCAAGTTTTAAAAAGATTTATTTCATATACCATGCAATACTgatgctttctttttcttgtctttcttttttatgtacGCATGTTCTCTTTGAgtactattgtatttttttctttctattttgtaCATGTTGTTTCCAAGTACAGCATCATATTTATTAGTTTTAGAAttgtttgtggcattttaaaggcatttactATTGATGGCATggtttagatttgtatttttgtttttaaataattaaaataatgtatataagaAATGCTTGGTGCTTATTCAAAACAGGAACAGTTTCAATAACATAAACCAGTTGTGCTTTTGTTAAGTGCATGTATGTTATTGGGGTGCTTGTATAACCCTTTCCCCCTTCTGTGTGCGCTCCATTGCTGCTGAGGAATGGTTAAACAGTAAACTCTACTTGCCAATGCCTTCATCTCCCTATTGGATTCCCCCTTTGCTCCACTGACTTCATTTCACCTGTGCTTATTGTGGTTAGACTGGTGAATTGAGACTCTGCTTTcctgaaaacaaacagtaattgacatttgaaacaaacaaatattgcaGTGCAGGTTCAGACCGCTCACAGCATTTCGCGCAATGAATGTTAAGTTGTTGTATCAATACCCATTCCATTTCTGAGTAAATTCACTGCTGGGCTGTTTGTCTTGCAGGAGCGCTGTCCGCCCTGTGTGGATGACTTCATGTACATCTGTGACGATGCGTACAAAAGGGAGGAGCTAATCGCCATGGAAATGAACATTCTGAAAACACTTCACTTTGATATCAGCATTCCCATAGCCTACCGCTTCCTGAGGAGATATGCCAAGGTAGGAAACCACTGCAGAACACTTGGTTGGTCAGTTAAGCCCTTCCAATGCTTCGTCAGCACGCTTATCTGCCTCTCATTAATCACTTTCATTAAGCAGTCGGTCAGCGCTGTAACAGATTGACTCTATTATAACATATAACTGTCTCACGAGTTTTCTGCGTTTGTTTGTTAACTATTGTATATCCTTCCCAAGATGCACCTGGGTTAAAAACAAGAAGCTGCAGTGGTATTAATAGGTGGTCATGTGAAGACATTTTGCACGTACAGCTGAAAGCTTGTTCTTGGCCTCACCTTAACTCCCTACATTAAATTATTGTGTCAGTCTGTTCATAGGGTGCCTCATTTTGTGGCTTACTCTGGGTTTTGTTGTCTCTCCAGTGTGCTCGGGTCTCCATAGAGACACTAACCCTGGCCCGCTATATCTGTGAGTTGACCCTGCAAGAGCTGGACTTTGTTCCTGAGAGAGCCTCCCATCTTGCTGCTGCCTGCCTGCTCCTCACGGTGTCCATGAAGGGGCTTGGAGGCTGGGTGAGTCTGCTGCTGCTCTCTGGGCCTATAAAAAGGTTATCGTTAAGTATGGTATTTGAGTGGCGTGAACTCCTCCATACTAGGGCTGGTAGATTCAATTTAATATCCTGAATGGTTAAACCTTAGagttaaatgccttttaaactttaACATACTGGGGATGTAGCCATCATGAGAAACCCGCTATAGTGCTGCAGCTTTTTCTGAGGCACTGTAACATTACTGTGTACAAAACTAGGTCATatgattttactgtttatttgtatgtatttattacatgAATATAAAGAGCAGAACTTTAAGACCTGAAACTAATTGT
This window harbors:
- the LOC121295342 gene encoding G2/mitotic-specific cyclin-B3-like, producing MPVSRGTKKTSKIPKLSSKPGSTENVRSEKESIQTKRSPSSPQGAPKKRSAFGDITNANKIQTVQPKQKEAGKTLIKKAQKSTNVTTNNQTNLKSVDKIPTKESPPAELEQKDVQKSEEKKNNFLSEEKPVEIPAIDDIDKENLEDPCLSAEYAKDIFDYLKKREEKFVIPNYMDKQSDLNKEMRAILVDWMIEVQENFELNHETLYLAVKLVDHFLAETVCMRETLQLIGSSAMLISSKFEERCPPCVDDFMYICDDAYKREELIAMEMNILKTLHFDISIPIAYRFLRRYAKCARVSIETLTLARYICELTLQELDFVPERASHLAAACLLLTVSMKGLGGWTPTLQYYTGYTAEELVGLVKRLNRLITYPDDKLKAVRNKYSHKVFFEVAKLKPLDMLKLQEIISEYVEKLP